Proteins found in one Halobaculum sp. MBLA0147 genomic segment:
- the cobA gene encoding uroporphyrinogen-III C-methyltransferase produces the protein MSGDETTATDETTGTTATDETTGTTATDETTGTTATGEAVETTATNGAGETDGRERETTTGTDDDLGRVALVGSGPGDPELLTVKARRLLEEADVVLHDKLPGPEIIESIPAAKREDVGKRAGGERTSQEYTNERLVELAREGKRVVRLKGGDPFVFGRGGEEAEVLAEAGIPFEVVPGVTSPIAAPGVAGIPVTHRDYASSVSFVTGHEDPTKPESAVDWEALADTGGTIVVLMGVGKLPDYTAELRAAGLAPDTPVALVERGTWPDTRVATGTLASIVDVRDAVGIEPPAITVIGEVAAQRERVVEFLRGRGDADATAEPTDSASAGGGEES, from the coding sequence ATGTCCGGGGACGAGACGACCGCGACGGACGAGACGACCGGCACGACCGCGACGGACGAGACGACCGGCACGACCGCGACGGACGAGACGACCGGCACGACCGCGACGGGCGAGGCAGTCGAGACGACCGCGACGAACGGAGCGGGCGAGACGGACGGGAGGGAACGGGAGACGACCACGGGGACCGACGACGATCTCGGGCGCGTCGCGCTGGTCGGCTCCGGCCCCGGCGACCCGGAGTTACTGACGGTGAAGGCGCGCCGCCTGCTGGAGGAGGCGGACGTGGTCCTCCACGACAAACTCCCCGGCCCGGAGATCATCGAGTCGATCCCGGCCGCGAAGCGCGAGGACGTGGGGAAGCGCGCCGGCGGCGAGCGAACGAGTCAGGAGTACACCAACGAGCGACTCGTCGAACTCGCACGCGAGGGGAAGCGTGTCGTCCGGCTGAAGGGTGGCGATCCGTTCGTCTTCGGCCGCGGCGGCGAGGAGGCGGAAGTGCTCGCCGAGGCCGGGATTCCCTTCGAGGTGGTGCCGGGCGTCACGTCGCCGATCGCCGCGCCGGGGGTCGCCGGCATCCCGGTGACACACCGCGACTACGCCTCCTCCGTCTCGTTCGTGACGGGCCACGAGGACCCGACGAAGCCGGAGTCGGCGGTCGACTGGGAGGCGCTCGCCGACACGGGTGGTACCATCGTCGTCCTGATGGGGGTCGGGAAACTCCCCGACTACACCGCCGAACTCCGTGCGGCCGGACTGGCGCCCGACACGCCGGTCGCGCTCGTCGAGCGCGGGACGTGGCCGGACACCCGCGTCGCGACGGGGACGCTGGCGAGTATCGTCGACGTGCGGGACGCGGTCGGGATCGAACCACCCGCGATCACCGTGATCGGCGAGGTCGCCGCCCAACGCGAGCGCGTGGTCGAGTTCCTCCGCGGGCGAGGTGACGCCGACGCGACCGCGGAGCCGACGGACTCGGCGTCCGCAGGCGGGGGTGAGGAGTCGTGA
- a CDS encoding uroporphyrinogen-III synthase has product MTSEVRAAVFRPDDERIADAVDLLESLGATPVPDPMLAVEPTGATPAPADWTVLTSKTGVELAAEAGWTPTDTRLACIGPATADAARAEGWAVDVVPEEYSSAGLVDALTAAVATDESVGVARSDHGSAVLLDGLREAGIETTETVLYRLVRPVDAGESTARAAAGELEAALFTSSLTVEHFLDAAAERGVRAAAVEGLADAVVGCIGEPTAATARDHGITVDVVPDEATFEALATAVVERAAPSHHGE; this is encoded by the coding sequence GTGACGAGCGAGGTGCGTGCGGCCGTCTTCCGGCCGGACGACGAGCGGATCGCCGACGCCGTCGACCTGCTGGAGTCGCTGGGTGCCACGCCGGTGCCGGACCCGATGTTGGCGGTCGAGCCGACGGGCGCGACGCCGGCGCCGGCGGACTGGACCGTCCTCACCTCGAAGACGGGCGTCGAACTCGCCGCCGAGGCGGGGTGGACGCCGACCGACACTCGACTGGCGTGTATCGGCCCGGCGACGGCCGACGCCGCCCGCGCCGAAGGGTGGGCGGTGGACGTGGTCCCCGAGGAGTACTCGTCTGCCGGGCTGGTGGACGCGCTGACGGCGGCCGTCGCCACGGACGAGTCCGTCGGCGTCGCGCGCTCCGACCACGGGTCGGCGGTGTTGCTCGACGGCCTCCGCGAGGCGGGGATCGAGACGACGGAGACGGTCCTCTACCGACTCGTCCGCCCCGTGGACGCCGGCGAGTCGACGGCGCGTGCGGCCGCCGGGGAGCTGGAGGCGGCGCTGTTCACCTCCTCGTTGACGGTCGAACACTTCCTCGACGCGGCCGCGGAGCGCGGCGTGCGGGCGGCGGCCGTCGAGGGGTTGGCGGACGCGGTCGTCGGCTGTATCGGCGAGCCGACGGCCGCGACCGCACGCGACCACGGGATCACCGTGGACGTGGTGCCCGACGAGGCGACCTTCGAGGCGCTCGCGACCGCGGTCGTCGAGCGCGCGGCGCCGAGTCACCACGGGGAGTGA
- the hemC gene encoding hydroxymethylbilane synthase, producing the protein MSDTFRLATRSSDLALRQAGQVRDAIQGRRTDVELLHVQTRGDRLRDELISRLGKTGAFVRALDERVIDGEADAAVHSLKDVPTEVPEEISFAAVTERAPAGDVLVTPADNTAGLDDLLVGATVGTSSLRRRAELLAERPDLTVEPLRGNVDTRVQKLIAPDLRTEHERRVAAEEGDVDEEFDRTPEEWFDDLTELERSALEREPDTEYDAIVLAEAGLRRSDLYDHPAYETHRLPRSTFVPAPGQGAIAVTTATREARETVRDAIDHPPTRVTTTVERTILAELGGGCVAPIGIHALLQGEHVSVQVRVLSADGDEEIAASRDLPADRHAAAAREFAAELRAEGAAELIEAAKRENAPDESDEPMP; encoded by the coding sequence ATGAGCGACACGTTCCGGCTGGCGACCCGGAGTTCCGACCTCGCCCTCCGACAGGCGGGGCAGGTCAGGGACGCGATCCAGGGGCGACGGACGGACGTGGAACTACTCCACGTCCAGACGCGCGGAGACCGTCTCCGCGACGAGTTGATCAGCCGTCTCGGCAAGACCGGCGCGTTCGTCCGCGCACTCGACGAGCGCGTGATCGACGGGGAGGCGGACGCGGCTGTCCACTCGCTGAAGGACGTGCCGACGGAGGTCCCCGAGGAGATCAGCTTCGCGGCCGTCACCGAACGCGCGCCGGCCGGCGACGTGCTGGTGACGCCAGCGGACAACACCGCCGGACTCGACGACCTCCTGGTCGGGGCGACCGTCGGCACCTCCTCGCTGCGACGGCGGGCAGAGTTGCTCGCCGAACGCCCGGACCTCACCGTCGAACCGCTGCGGGGGAACGTCGACACGCGCGTCCAGAAGCTGATCGCGCCCGACCTACGGACGGAACACGAGCGCCGTGTCGCCGCCGAGGAGGGTGACGTTGACGAGGAATTCGACCGCACGCCCGAGGAGTGGTTCGACGACCTCACCGAGTTGGAGCGGTCCGCACTGGAACGGGAGCCGGACACCGAGTACGACGCCATCGTGCTCGCGGAGGCGGGGCTGCGACGCTCGGACCTGTACGACCACCCGGCCTACGAGACCCACCGGCTGCCGCGGTCGACGTTCGTCCCGGCGCCGGGGCAGGGTGCCATCGCGGTGACGACCGCGACGCGCGAGGCACGCGAGACGGTCCGCGACGCGATCGACCACCCACCGACGCGGGTGACGACGACGGTCGAACGCACGATCCTCGCGGAGTTGGGTGGCGGCTGCGTCGCTCCGATCGGGATCCACGCGCTGCTCCAGGGGGAACACGTCTCCGTCCAGGTACGGGTGCTGTCGGCGGACGGCGACGAGGAGATCGCCGCGAGTCGTGACCTGCCGGCCGACCGACACGCGGCCGCCGCCCGCGAGTTCGCCGCCGAGTTGCGCGCGGAGGGGGCCGCGGAGCTGATCGAGGCGGCGAAACGCGAGAACGCGCCCGACGAGAGCGACGAGCCGATGCCGTGA